The Cynocephalus volans isolate mCynVol1 chromosome 12, mCynVol1.pri, whole genome shotgun sequence sequence ctttttctacttctgttttcccaacagatATTCGATCATTATGAGTAGAATATGCCTGGATCTAAATGCTAAGTGATACTGAAGATGGCACCAATACCAGGGAAATATTCTTAACCAAGAGTTGCATTTTCtacaattttaatgaaaattatccctagattattttatgtcttttaattcaCAGAATCTTCTACATAACCCAAACCCAGAACAAACTTATAGCAACACTGATGTTTTTCTCTGGGTACTTAATGTATGTCTACCATGAGTTCTTCAACCCGTCTCTCTGTGGCAGAACACAAAAACCACACAGGTGAACCCACCAACAGGTGAAAATGTTGGTGTCTATCTTTTTATACAACAGTTTTCATTTTGGGGAGGTAGGGCTGTTCTTGTGGACTTGACAAGTTAAAGTCATAAGCCTTTTATATCTTACATTCTTTATATTCTCTATATGaactcatttttgttgttgttgttgttcttggcATAAAGCAAATAGATCTGGCATCATTACTTCCACTTACCAGCTGGAGAAGAAGACTCAGAGAGAAGGAATGGGTCAATGATAACAACAGAGAAATTGACAGAGCATCTGAGACAGGATGTGCATCTTCATGATGCTGACACTAGGGATCTGCTCACTCCATCATGTTGTTCTCTCTCTGGAGTCCTTTTAAAAACAGCCAAAAAGTCATTGAAATGAACAGTCTTTAGGCAAACCATGATTTTGTTGAGGAGGACATTTGGATATGGGTAAAAGACAGTTTCAACATTTTGCTCTCTGCTAGCAGATACACTACATCAGAATGCTGCACTGTTCTGAAGGTGTATTTAAATAAGCAAGTCATTCTTTAATCAAATTAGTGCCTTCAACATGTGTTTCTAACCCGCCAACAGCAACCTCTAAAGTGTGCTTTtagaataattagaaaaagatgaagacttaatataataataaactgTGTTCGTATGTGTAGACATCCAACGGTTGCTGCATCCTGTTCCTTATTTCCAGCCTCTCCAAGTCTTGAACTTGGACCAAACATGTCATTAAAAGTCATTGAAACTATTATCAAATAATTCAGGCTATTTCTCTGCTATAATTAAgagcttagatttttttttttaatttcaacaatCCATATTAATTCCACTGGATGTAGGAAATATTAGTTGTGAGCTTGGGATTTTATAGATAAATTATGTGTAGTGTTGAGAAGCGGAGGGACTTCTTTAATGTTACACAGTTGATAAatgacagagaggaagaaagagcccCTTTCTTTTACAGAGATGGGAAACTGCTGGAATCCCATTTGTTCTGTGAATAATGAGGCATAGCTATCAGGAGTGTAGAATCTGGCATTGGATTCAGGCTCATACCTTAGGACTGCTACTTAATATCCTAGTGATTTGTAGTTATTAGCTGAACCCtcctatttctctatttttccatgtgtAAAATGACTATCAGAATAGTACCTATTGTGTTTTTATGAGagttaaatatatgcaaaatatttaaaaatttccaggcataatatatgcttttattaaatattatctgAAATATAACGATGCCCTTAATCTAAAAAGAGTTTAAAAGATGAAATCTATAATAAATCCACTATGACACACATCTTTTTTCTCAATTTATAAATCTCTGCAAATCttaaaaaaatgctattaaaGATATATTCTGCTCTGTATCATTTCAGATGAATTAAGTTTCTACTGTGTTTTCTGGACTCTCTTCGTCTTCATGGAAAATCAGAACAATGTCACGGAATTTGTTTTCGTGGAGCTGTGGGGAAATAAGCAAATAGAGCTActgtttctttccttgtttctgctCTGTTACTTGGCAGTCTTAATGGGGAACTTCACCATCTTGCTCACAATCACCTGCAGCCATCTAATCAAACAACCAATGTACTACTTTCTCTGCCACCTTTCCCTCATGGACCTCTGCTACACCTCCACTGTGGTTCCACGCCTCATCAGAGACTTAGCTGCAGCAAGAAAAAACATTTCCTATAACAACTGTATGACCCAGCTCTTCACTGCCCACTTGCTAGGAGGTGTGGAAATAGTCATCTTGGTGTCCATGGCTGTTGACCGCTATGTCGCCATTGTCAAGCCCCTGCACTACATGGTCATCATGAGCTGGAAGAGGTGTAACATGTTGATTGCTGTGGCCTGGGGTGTGGGTTTTTGGCATTCTATTGCTTTACTGCTCATGGTACTCAGTTTACCTTTCTGTGGTCCTAATCTCATAAATCACTATGTATGTGATGTGAAGCCTCTTTTGAAACTGGTCTGCAAAGATATTTATGCTGTTAGTATCTTAGTGATTGTTAATTCAGGCATGGTGGCAGTTGTCATTTTTCTTGCCCTAATAGCTTCTTACATACTCATTTTATACAACCTTAGGACAAGGTCCTCTGTAGGGCGTCACAAAGCTCTCTCAACATGTACCTCTCATGTAATggttgtagttttattttttgtgcccTGTATCTATACCTATGTCCTACCTGCAGGTAGTGAGAGCAAGGATAAGGAAATCTCTGTGTTTTACACTGTGATTGCTCCCATGCTAAATCCACTCATTTATACCCTGAGAAATATGGAGATGAAAATTGCCATGAGGAAAGCATGGTCTCGAATGTCACATTCAGAATTAACGTAAATAAGGAGATATTCATTGTGCTTTCAATTCTGTGTCCCCAGGTCAGTTATCATTTGGGATGCTATAGGAACAATATAAGCTTTCTTATGGGAGTTGGACTAAATAACCACTGATATTATGAGTCAAAGAAGCAAGTTAGTGTGACTCAGACTGCAATCTGCACTTTAAACGGCTCAGCTAGTTTCAGGTGTGACCACTTGGATTAGAAGAATGTAAGAAACGTCCTTCTAAAGTACGTCTTTGATCATAACAATCCCCTctcaaaaaaattacataaaatccTATTTTCCTGGGAATAAAATCCAACTTTCTTACTAATTAATCAGAAATCTTACAAAATTGGTCTGACTTTCTAATCTCAGAACTCACTATACTAGAAGAAATTATGGTGTTATGGTAATAAGCTTCGGGGTCAGGGAGACCTGGGTGACATACCAACGTTGTAAGCTCTTATCTCTGTGCCGTGGCAATTTGCTTTAATTGTACGAGTCTTCATTTAATTATACGAGTCtatattttaaatggtttaatATTAACACTTCATAAAGATGTAAGAGTAGTTTGGCTTACATGTGAAATTGAACGGGGCATATGGCATAACAGAAACTCGTGTTAGgtatttttcctctctccctactTTCCGTCCTGTGTTTCCCTTTGCTTGGATGCTTTCATGCAGATGTGCTGAGTCTTTCCACATTCTCCAAACATACTCTAAAATCTCTCACCTCAAGCACTTTGTTTCAGCTATCTCCACTGCTTAGGATGCCCTCTACCATATACATGAGGGTCCTGGCCTTACATATAATTCAAAATCCTGATGTTATCTTATTCAGGATGATTCTGGAGACCTCTGAACAAACCAGATATATTTCCTATCCCTTCcctattcttatatttttattcttctgtacaTTTACACTCTTACATAATCCTATGCCCTATGCTAGTGTTTCTTCTAATAAACTgtgtttttccaatttgactgAGCCAGAATATTATGTgctatatctttatttttctttgtatcattCTTCGTGGTAACAATTAATGGCACaaattaagatataaataaagCTACTGAATTAAATTCATAgattctattctctctttttatttgacTGCATTCATTGTTTTTGCATATCAAGGATACCCCCTTATGTCTTTAATAATCATGCATTAATAATGAAGTAAATAATGCCAGAAATGCCAAAAATTTAACATGCATCCCCGGGTGCCTATCAGGGAGGGAATGAAATCCAGCTGACTCTCAGCCCCTTATAAtatctttttagttatttatttctgcattaaGGAGTACCACTATTCTAGTATCCTTTAATTTCATGTCTTATAAATCACATAATCCAATCTCAGCTCTGTGCCTTGGTTCCCCTTTATCtaggcatttctctcagaaaatatgaagatattatataataaattcacatacaaaatatattgaACTAGGATTGGTTATCTTCTTGCATGGTGTTCTTTCCAGTATTTACATTCCAGCCTGTAGCATGATGCCTAATATCTGCAAAAATGTCTGTCAAGAAATTTTGTGGAACATGATAAAAGTGTTTTGTTCCACATTTGAGTGCAAACacaaaatattgaagaaatattCATGTTTGTAGGTgtgttatttttagaaattctattCTTACAGAAATgtattgataatttaaaaatccaccATTTCTGAATTTTACCTAAAGAATATCTTAACTCAGCTTAAGAACACTCGTGTTCGAGAGAAATATCTAGGATACGAGACCATAATCATAGGTGTCCCTTGGGTCTTGAAAAGAATAGTAGAATAGACTAGAATTGTCTAAATCAGCCTTCTCAGTGGGTGCTTAGAGACAGATATAGAGTTGAGCAAAAGGGATAGGGAAAGTGTAGCAAAGCGGGAAGTTAAATAGGACCGTGGCCCTCACAGCCAGTTCTCACCTCCAGTCCTTCTTTTAGGCCCTATCCAAGATTTCTAACATTCTTTCAGTGTGATAAATTCTGACGTTCCCAGGGCTTAATTTATGTGCCTCTCCAGTGGAGGGATTCTTACGCTAGATCATCCTTTCTGTGTATTTAAATCATCAatttttatagaacatttttattttactaaatatctATTAGGCTACTTGATTATCTGCCTACAGATAGATCAGACTATTAGTGCTAACTGCTGACAGCACTACCTGCTGGaagtgtagagggttagaaatcttggtTCTCccttgatttttagaatagggtttttaggtagtGCAAGTATGGGTCAAAAGTCCTTGGTTAAGAGACAATGATCTATAGCCAGCAGGcaaaagcctatctaatcaattctaatcaagtatatgtgattctcagttgatttttagaatagggtttttagatAATGCAtatatgggacaaaagtccttagttAAGAGACAACAGTCTACAGCCAGTGGTCAAAAGCCCATCCAATCAACTCTAATCaatgtttaggtatgggattgtatactttaatgattttactttattttattttattttattttattttattctttttaaaaaattt is a genomic window containing:
- the LOC134391801 gene encoding olfactory receptor 4P4-like; this translates as MENQNNVTEFVFVELWGNKQIELLFLSLFLLCYLAVLMGNFTILLTITCSHLIKQPMYYFLCHLSLMDLCYTSTVVPRLIRDLAAARKNISYNNCMTQLFTAHLLGGVEIVILVSMAVDRYVAIVKPLHYMVIMSWKRCNMLIAVAWGVGFWHSIALLLMVLSLPFCGPNLINHYVCDVKPLLKLVCKDIYAVSILVIVNSGMVAVVIFLALIASYILILYNLRTRSSVGRHKALSTCTSHVMVVVLFFVPCIYTYVLPAGSESKDKEISVFYTVIAPMLNPLIYTLRNMEMKIAMRKAWSRMSHSELT